A genomic stretch from Algoriphagus halophilus includes:
- a CDS encoding PepSY domain-containing protein has product MRKNNQYYTRKIHRFLGVFIGIQFFLWTISGLYFSWTDIDEIHGDHFHNEHMMHQSAENLIEPGKLDSSLQISTLELRFVNHQPYYWVNSKLLYNAQTGELKPEVTEEEAKEIAQIYVKGDLGIKSVEYLTETGAHHEFRGRPLPAWAVHYDHPENLVAYIDAKSGSFERVRHRSWRWFDFLWMFHTMDYAGRDDFNNLLLRAFSLFGLATVASGFTLFFMTQKKKRKHTK; this is encoded by the coding sequence ATGCGTAAAAACAATCAATATTATACCAGAAAAATCCACCGCTTTCTAGGGGTCTTCATTGGAATCCAGTTTTTCCTTTGGACCATCAGTGGATTATATTTCAGCTGGACAGATATTGATGAAATCCATGGAGATCATTTTCACAATGAGCACATGATGCATCAGTCAGCAGAAAATCTAATTGAACCTGGAAAATTGGACTCCAGCCTCCAGATTTCAACTCTTGAACTGCGATTTGTCAATCACCAACCTTATTACTGGGTTAACTCCAAATTGCTTTACAATGCTCAGACAGGTGAACTTAAACCTGAGGTAACAGAAGAAGAAGCAAAGGAAATAGCCCAGATCTATGTAAAGGGAGATTTGGGGATCAAATCGGTAGAATACCTGACTGAAACCGGAGCTCACCATGAATTTCGGGGAAGACCATTGCCTGCTTGGGCGGTACACTACGACCACCCGGAAAACCTAGTAGCCTACATAGATGCTAAAAGTGGAAGTTTTGAACGAGTGCGACATAGAAGCTGGAGATGGTTTGATTTTCTCTGGATGTTCCATACCATGGATTATGCAGGAAGAGACGATTTCAACAACCTGCTACTTAGAGCATTTTCATTATTCGGCTTAGCCACAGTGGCTTCTGGATTCACTTTGTTCTTTATGACGCAAAAAAAGAAAAGAAAACATACTAAATAA
- a CDS encoding DUF3347 domain-containing protein — protein sequence MKNLTKTLLIAMTISLAFACKQNDQTEGNEEHMNHTEEMDHENHDTMDHGSNSGSMASVSFEDKQVSEAVNAYLGLKDALVETNGEKAKEAANELLSILGNSSIEGKSEMEVEVKKIAETTDTDAQRVSFDVVSNQMIQLVKSSVLTEGKLYKQYCPMAKNNEGAFWLSVSNEIRNPYFGDKMLKCGSVEEEI from the coding sequence ATGAAAAATCTAACTAAAACTCTATTAATTGCAATGACAATCAGCTTGGCTTTTGCCTGTAAGCAAAATGATCAAACTGAAGGGAATGAAGAGCACATGAACCATACAGAAGAAATGGATCATGAGAATCATGACACAATGGACCATGGCTCCAATTCAGGATCCATGGCATCTGTTTCATTTGAAGACAAGCAGGTTTCTGAAGCTGTAAATGCCTATTTAGGTTTAAAGGATGCCTTGGTGGAAACAAATGGAGAAAAAGCCAAAGAAGCTGCAAATGAACTGCTATCCATTTTAGGAAACTCCAGCATTGAAGGAAAATCTGAAATGGAAGTTGAGGTAAAGAAAATTGCCGAGACTACAGATACAGATGCTCAGAGAGTATCATTTGATGTGGTTTCAAACCAAATGATTCAATTGGTTAAGAGTTCTGTATTGACCGAAGGAAAATTATACAAGCAATATTGCCCTATGGCAAAAAACAATGAAGGTGCATTTTGGTTAAGTGTTTCCAATGAAATAAGAAACCCTTATTTCGGAGATAAAATGCTAAAGTGCGGTTCAGTTGAAGAGGAAATTTAA